Proteins found in one Choloepus didactylus isolate mChoDid1 chromosome 3, mChoDid1.pri, whole genome shotgun sequence genomic segment:
- the LOC119528942 gene encoding protein POLR1D-like, translated as MEEDQELERKAIEELLKEVKRGKTRAETMGPMGWMKCPLAGTNKRFLMNTIKNTLPPHKEQDHEQKESNKEPVKNQNQKEENPKKHRTHPYKPSFRARSRGSYSPARKRNTKEKYEKHSNKR; from the coding sequence ATGGAAGAGGACCAGGAGCTGGAGAGGAAAGCAATAGAAGAACTGCTTAAGGAGGTGAAACGTGGAAAAACTAGAGCAGAAACGATGGGACCTATGGGGTGGATGAAGTGTCCTCTTGCTGGTACAAATAAAAGATTTCTAATGAACACAATTAAGAACACATTGCCCCCACATAAAGAGCAAGACCATGAACAAAAAGAGAGCAATAAGGAACCTGTGAAGAACCAGaaccagaaagaagaaaacccaaagaaGCACCGAACCCATCCATACAAGCCCAGCTTCCGAGCACGAAGTAGAGGCAGTTATTCTCCGGCACGGAAGCGGAACACCAAGGAGAAGTATGAAAAGCATTCAAACAAGCGATGA